In Acidovorax sp. 106, the following proteins share a genomic window:
- a CDS encoding ankyrin repeat domain-containing protein codes for MSAGDWKDMYAAAVAGDLALVRHHISAGVNPNYQHPEILCTPLVASLVHGHREIAHYLLAHGADPELRSDFDDMTPLEAARRYQRGEFVALLQARGAREDRKPFWWRWLPV; via the coding sequence ATGTCCGCAGGAGATTGGAAAGACATGTATGCCGCCGCTGTGGCGGGCGATCTGGCATTGGTGCGCCACCACATCAGTGCGGGGGTGAACCCCAACTACCAGCACCCCGAGATTTTGTGCACACCTCTGGTGGCCAGCCTCGTCCATGGCCACCGCGAGATCGCGCACTACCTGCTGGCGCACGGCGCTGACCCGGAACTGCGCTCGGATTTTGACGACATGACCCCGCTGGAGGCGGCACGCCGCTACCAGCGCGGCGAGTTCGTTGCGCTGCTGCAAGCACGCGGTGCGAGGGAAGATCGCAAGCCCTTTTGGTGGCGCTGGTTGCCGGTGTAG
- a CDS encoding DHH family phosphoesterase, whose translation MTKKTILPLQLLVAPSQDDPSPLVLYHGRRCPDGFGAALAAWLYYGDRAEYVGLDHGDVQTVADLPALAGRAVYVLDFSFSAEILTAIDAQAAKLVMLDHHKSAAEKLTGFACRCGVVHFDMSKSGARLAWEFFHPEQPVPALLQYVEDRDIWKWEFPQSAAFLSALDMEVQDFARWKEIAHFTPEQLDAFMARGGAMDEKYRKMAHDIAEGAQPLIFNGITGLMVNAPGMFHSLVGDLLSAKTGTFALMWSASNKGVKAGLRAQRNFDCIALAESMGGGGHAQACGFRMGVERLPELLTGTFNA comes from the coding sequence ATGACGAAAAAAACCATTCTTCCCCTGCAACTGCTGGTTGCCCCCAGCCAAGACGACCCTTCTCCGCTGGTGCTGTACCACGGCCGCCGCTGCCCTGACGGCTTTGGCGCCGCGCTGGCCGCGTGGCTTTACTACGGTGACCGGGCCGAATATGTGGGGCTGGACCACGGCGACGTGCAGACCGTGGCCGACCTGCCTGCGCTGGCGGGGCGTGCGGTGTACGTCCTCGACTTCTCTTTCTCTGCCGAGATCCTCACCGCCATCGACGCGCAGGCGGCCAAGCTGGTGATGCTGGACCACCACAAGAGCGCGGCGGAAAAGCTCACCGGCTTTGCCTGCCGCTGTGGTGTGGTGCATTTCGACATGAGCAAGTCGGGCGCCCGCCTAGCCTGGGAGTTCTTTCACCCCGAGCAGCCCGTGCCCGCGCTTCTGCAGTACGTGGAAGACCGCGACATCTGGAAGTGGGAGTTTCCGCAAAGCGCGGCCTTCCTCTCGGCGCTCGATATGGAGGTGCAGGACTTCGCCCGCTGGAAGGAGATCGCCCACTTCACACCCGAGCAGCTGGACGCCTTCATGGCCCGTGGCGGCGCCATGGACGAGAAGTACCGCAAGATGGCCCACGACATTGCCGAGGGCGCGCAGCCCTTGATCTTCAACGGCATCACTGGGCTGATGGTGAATGCACCGGGCATGTTCCACAGCCTGGTGGGCGACCTCCTCTCGGCCAAGACGGGCACGTTTGCGCTGATGTGGAGTGCCAGCAACAAGGGCGTGAAGGCGGGCTTGCGCGCCCAGCGCAACTTCGACTGCATCGCCCTGGCCGAAAGCATGGGCGGCGGCGGCCACGCGCAGGCCTGCGGCTTTCGCATGGGGGTGGAGCGCCTGCCTGAGTTGCTGACGGGCACCTTCAACGCTTGA
- a CDS encoding DUF1501 domain-containing protein — MLRRHLLQALGASTLAVGSAGVLAAPQAQDVRFLLVFLRGGYDCASLLVPTGSSFYYESRPNIAIARPGQEGGALPLTPDWGLHPALAGSMLPLYQQGQLALVPFAGTDDLSRSHFDTQDSMELGQPVGGRRDYRSGFLNRLVAELSPRTGASSAALQPMAFTSTLPLVLRGAVDVPNTLLSAGAGRGGVDARQAQLIASMYQGTALATTVAEGFATRDEVARTMQGEMEAASRNALSTKGFEGTARRMARLMQARYQIGFVDVGGWDTHVAQGAATGALANRLEELGQGLAGFADEMGAAWNSTVVVVVSEFGRTFRENGNRGTDHGHGTVFWVLGGGVQGGRIAGEQQALTATTLFQNRDYPVLNDYRSLLGGLFARMYGLNAAAVARVFPGTKGTDLRLV; from the coding sequence ATGCTTCGCAGACACCTTCTACAAGCCCTGGGCGCCAGCACACTGGCCGTTGGCAGCGCTGGCGTGCTGGCCGCACCACAGGCACAAGATGTGCGCTTTCTGCTCGTGTTCTTGCGTGGTGGATACGACTGCGCCAGCCTGCTGGTGCCCACGGGCAGCAGCTTTTACTACGAGTCGCGGCCCAACATTGCCATCGCCCGCCCAGGGCAGGAAGGCGGCGCCCTGCCCCTTACGCCCGACTGGGGCCTGCACCCGGCGCTGGCGGGCTCGATGCTGCCGCTGTACCAGCAGGGCCAGCTGGCGTTGGTGCCTTTTGCGGGCACCGACGATCTCTCGCGCAGCCACTTCGACACGCAAGACAGCATGGAACTGGGCCAGCCCGTGGGTGGGCGGCGCGACTACCGCTCAGGCTTTCTGAACCGGTTGGTGGCCGAGCTGAGCCCGCGCACAGGGGCCAGCTCGGCTGCGCTGCAACCCATGGCCTTCACCAGCACCCTGCCCCTGGTGCTGCGCGGCGCAGTCGATGTGCCCAACACCTTGCTCAGTGCGGGCGCTGGCCGGGGCGGTGTGGATGCAAGGCAGGCCCAGCTCATTGCGTCCATGTACCAAGGCACGGCACTGGCCACAACCGTGGCCGAGGGCTTTGCCACGCGCGACGAAGTGGCCCGCACCATGCAGGGCGAAATGGAAGCCGCCAGCCGCAACGCACTGAGCACCAAGGGCTTTGAGGGCACGGCCCGGCGCATGGCGCGGCTGATGCAGGCGCGCTACCAGATCGGGTTTGTGGACGTGGGGGGCTGGGACACCCATGTGGCGCAGGGCGCCGCCACCGGGGCGCTAGCCAACCGGCTGGAAGAGTTGGGCCAGGGCCTGGCGGGCTTTGCCGACGAGATGGGAGCGGCCTGGAACTCCACCGTGGTGGTGGTGGTCAGCGAGTTTGGCCGCACCTTCCGCGAAAACGGCAACCGGGGCACCGACCACGGCCACGGCACGGTGTTCTGGGTGCTGGGCGGTGGTGTGCAGGGCGGGCGTATCGCGGGCGAGCAACAAGCGCTCACGGCCACCACCTTGTTCCAAAACCGCGACTACCCCGTGCTCAACGACTACCGCAGCCTGCTGGGCGGGCTGTTTGCACGCATGTACGGGCTCAACGCGGCGGCCGTGGCGCGGGTGTTTCCGGGAACGAAGGGGACGGATTTGCGGCTCGTCTAG
- a CDS encoding DUF1800 domain-containing protein: MTPFLTPPPSIARRTLLAGLLGMAASGASAASGDPSPTRIARTKARPADTTAPGDWTTADERTTAQLLDRVTWGCTAMGAHAVGTMGVGAYLARQLRAGTTAALPAAAQAQIDAMVISRTPIEALALDMEARQREAKALPTEDERKAALNAWQQDMRALQQEAASRHMLRALYSPTPLREKMTWFWMNHFNVFAGKGNLRALVGDYEERAVRPHALGRFRDLLGATVRHPAMLHYLDNAQNAAGRINENYARELMELHTLGVGGGYSQQDVQELARVLTGVGVSLRPLGDEPPRMKPALRPHYVREGLFEFNPQRHDWDPKTLLGQPLKAEGMAEVDEALDRLARAPATARFISRKIALFMVGDQPTPALLQTLAHTFERTDGDIAAVLETVFATAEFRASLGQRFRDPVHYVLASLRLAHGDAVLPSVEPTLGWLQRLAEPLYGRATPDGYPLDAAAWSGSGQMASRFDIARAIGAGGAGGAGTAVAAPAPPDMGMAPSRAPAASSAPPAAARTPPPLAQSAYVQAMLPSRSAATRQALEQATSPREWNLLFLASPEFMYG, encoded by the coding sequence ATGACCCCTTTCTTGACACCCCCACCCTCCATCGCACGCCGCACCTTGCTGGCAGGGTTGTTGGGCATGGCGGCGTCGGGTGCATCGGCCGCTTCGGGCGACCCCAGCCCCACCCGCATCGCACGCACCAAGGCACGGCCTGCCGACACCACGGCCCCCGGTGACTGGACAACGGCCGATGAGCGCACCACGGCGCAACTGCTGGACCGCGTCACCTGGGGTTGCACGGCGATGGGCGCGCACGCCGTGGGCACCATGGGCGTCGGTGCTTACCTGGCCCGGCAACTGCGCGCCGGCACCACTGCGGCACTGCCTGCGGCGGCCCAGGCGCAGATCGACGCCATGGTGATCTCGCGCACGCCTATCGAAGCCCTGGCGCTTGACATGGAAGCCCGCCAGCGCGAGGCCAAAGCCCTGCCGACCGAAGACGAGCGCAAGGCGGCTTTGAATGCCTGGCAGCAGGACATGCGCGCACTGCAACAAGAAGCCGCGAGCCGCCACATGCTGCGCGCCCTGTACTCGCCCACCCCGCTGCGCGAGAAGATGACCTGGTTCTGGATGAACCATTTCAACGTCTTCGCGGGCAAGGGCAACCTGCGCGCCCTGGTGGGCGACTACGAAGAACGCGCTGTGCGCCCGCATGCGCTGGGGCGGTTTCGCGACCTGCTGGGCGCCACCGTGCGCCACCCGGCCATGCTGCACTACCTGGACAATGCGCAAAACGCCGCAGGCCGCATCAACGAGAACTACGCCCGCGAGCTGATGGAGCTGCACACCCTGGGCGTGGGCGGCGGCTACAGCCAACAAGACGTGCAAGAGCTGGCGCGCGTGCTCACCGGGGTGGGTGTCTCGCTGCGCCCACTGGGCGATGAGCCGCCGCGCATGAAGCCCGCACTGCGCCCGCATTACGTGCGCGAAGGCCTGTTCGAGTTCAACCCCCAGCGCCACGACTGGGACCCCAAGACGCTGCTGGGCCAACCCCTCAAAGCCGAAGGCATGGCCGAGGTGGACGAGGCGCTGGACCGCTTGGCACGCGCCCCGGCCACGGCGCGGTTCATCTCCCGCAAGATCGCGCTGTTCATGGTCGGTGACCAGCCCACGCCCGCGCTGCTGCAGACCCTGGCCCACACCTTCGAGCGCACCGATGGCGACATTGCCGCCGTACTGGAAACAGTCTTTGCCACCGCAGAATTTCGCGCATCGCTGGGCCAGCGGTTTCGCGACCCGGTGCACTACGTGCTGGCCAGCCTGCGCCTGGCGCACGGCGACGCGGTGCTGCCCAGCGTGGAGCCCACCCTGGGCTGGCTGCAGCGCCTGGCCGAGCCCCTGTATGGCCGCGCCACGCCCGACGGCTATCCGCTGGACGCTGCCGCGTGGTCCGGGTCGGGGCAGATGGCCAGCCGTTTTGACATCGCTCGGGCCATTGGGGCTGGGGGCGCCGGAGGTGCTGGCACCGCCGTGGCGGCCCCGGCACCACCGGACATGGGCATGGCCCCGTCGCGCGCGCCTGCGGCGTCTTCTGCACCACCGGCTGCTGCCCGCACGCCCCCACCCTTGGCTCAAAGCGCCTACGTGCAGGCCATGCTGCCCAGCCGATCGGCCGCCACGCGCCAGGCGCTGGAGCAAGCCACATCCCCGCGCGAGTGGAACCTGCTGTTCCTCGCGTCGCCTGAGTTCATGTACGGGTGA
- a CDS encoding MFS transporter, protein MPLLQVTSSTSLPPAAAPASIYRHPGFLSFISARLMAVFATQVQAVVVAWQVYDLTRNPLALAYVGLAQFLPMLCLLLPAGDLIDRFSRKNILAISWAVGALCSAGLWWLSGHGASGVAGVYAVLVLFGCSRAFSGPALQSLLPQVVPREQLAQAIAANSMLMRSASIGGPLLGGVLYALGGGELTFALCFACFAIGTALLMRVATAHAGPVGPTLGTMWQRFGAGIRFIRSRPIILGTISLDLFAVLLGGVVALLPIYASEVLHVGPAGLGALRSAVAVGEVGAGLYLSMRPFNSKVGRTMFIAVAVFGLANLIFAVSTWFWLSFAALLVAGAADMVSVYIRGALVQFSTPDHMRGRVNAVNMLFIGSSNELGEFRAGTSAAWLGVVPAAVLGGLCTLGVVGGWTLGFKQLRKVDRFEEAAEATGKQP, encoded by the coding sequence GTGCCGCTCCTTCAAGTGACGTCTTCCACCTCCCTCCCACCAGCGGCTGCCCCGGCCAGCATCTACCGCCACCCCGGTTTTCTGTCTTTCATCAGCGCACGCCTCATGGCGGTGTTTGCCACCCAGGTGCAAGCCGTGGTGGTGGCCTGGCAGGTGTATGACCTGACGCGCAACCCGCTGGCGCTGGCCTATGTGGGGCTGGCGCAGTTCCTGCCCATGCTGTGCCTGCTGCTGCCTGCGGGCGATTTGATCGACCGCTTCTCGCGCAAGAACATCCTGGCCATCAGCTGGGCCGTGGGGGCCTTGTGCAGCGCCGGGTTGTGGTGGCTGTCGGGCCACGGCGCCAGTGGCGTGGCGGGCGTGTACGCCGTGTTGGTGCTGTTTGGCTGCTCGCGGGCGTTTTCAGGGCCCGCGCTGCAAAGCCTGCTGCCCCAGGTAGTGCCGCGCGAGCAACTGGCCCAGGCCATTGCGGCCAACAGCATGCTCATGCGCTCTGCCAGCATTGGCGGCCCGCTGCTAGGGGGCGTGCTGTATGCCCTGGGTGGCGGTGAACTGACCTTTGCCCTGTGCTTTGCCTGCTTTGCCATCGGCACTGCGCTGCTGATGCGCGTGGCCACAGCCCACGCAGGCCCCGTGGGGCCCACGCTGGGCACCATGTGGCAGCGCTTTGGCGCGGGCATCCGGTTCATTCGCTCGCGCCCCATCATCCTGGGCACCATCTCGCTGGACCTGTTTGCCGTGCTGCTGGGAGGCGTGGTGGCGCTGCTGCCCATCTACGCCAGCGAAGTGCTGCACGTGGGCCCGGCGGGCCTGGGCGCGCTGCGCAGCGCTGTGGCGGTGGGCGAAGTGGGCGCCGGGCTGTACCTGAGCATGCGCCCCTTCAACAGCAAGGTGGGCCGCACCATGTTTATCGCGGTGGCCGTGTTCGGGCTGGCCAACCTGATATTTGCGGTGTCGACCTGGTTCTGGCTGTCGTTTGCGGCACTGCTGGTGGCCGGGGCGGCCGACATGGTCAGCGTGTACATCCGGGGCGCGCTGGTGCAGTTCTCCACCCCCGACCATATGCGTGGCCGGGTGAATGCGGTCAACATGCTGTTCATCGGCTCGTCCAACGAGCTGGGTGAGTTCCGCGCAGGCACCAGCGCCGCGTGGCTGGGCGTGGTGCCCGCCGCGGTGCTGGGCGGCCTGTGCACCCTGGGCGTGGTGGGCGGGTGGACGCTGGGCTTCAAGCAGCTGCGCAAGGTGGACCGCTTTGAAGAAGCGGCCGAGGCCACAGGCAAACAACCCTGA
- a CDS encoding flagellinolysin — MGLSVNTNVMSQSAQRSLGRVQGELALSIQRLSSGLRINSAKDDAAGLAISERFTSQIRGLNQAARNSNDALSLLQTAEGALSGVSGNLQRIRELAVQAANGTYSASDKQAIQAEVAQLAAEIDRSALATQFNGMAVFDPSRASAVGDENQLAVFDGMTSVGSWLESSEQLISSLYGIQADGAALEIRYTGFTDNAGGVAAYVQATGFDGQGRGNNLVLQVDMADFVPPNLPNGGSAPYYNDRIIAHEMVHAVMARATNWQDLTGNHLWFVEGTAEFIQGAEERVKADVASSSAATVAAAINGPSNTSAFYSASYSAARYLHSRIKAAGGEGIKDVLTYLNSNPGSTLDQALANASSGQFASAADFKTQFAAAGAAFIGAFDLNNADTGAIGGLDVDGGDVKTATSTVPNSGSKSGTNVLDGFTESFEAIATSGGSTTTKVFQVGANANQTLETRVGAVNLSALGLRSTLDVTISPAQAIVAVDRALDYVNSQRAVIGAQSSRLETTMSTLQNTSQNLSASRARIVDADFAVEAAALARQQILQQAGTAMVAQANQVPQGVLALLR; from the coding sequence ATGGGGCTGAGCGTCAATACCAATGTGATGTCGCAGAGCGCGCAGCGCAGTCTGGGCCGTGTGCAGGGCGAGCTGGCCTTGTCCATACAGCGGCTTTCGTCGGGCCTGCGCATCAACAGCGCCAAGGACGATGCCGCCGGGCTGGCCATATCCGAGCGCTTTACCAGCCAGATCCGGGGGCTGAACCAGGCCGCGCGCAATTCCAACGATGCGTTGTCCCTTTTGCAAACGGCAGAGGGCGCGCTGTCTGGCGTCAGCGGCAATCTGCAGCGCATCCGCGAGCTGGCGGTTCAGGCGGCCAATGGCACCTACAGCGCCTCAGACAAGCAGGCCATACAGGCCGAGGTGGCGCAACTGGCCGCAGAGATCGACCGGTCTGCCCTGGCCACCCAGTTCAACGGCATGGCGGTGTTTGACCCCAGCCGGGCCAGTGCGGTGGGGGACGAGAATCAGCTGGCCGTGTTCGACGGCATGACCAGCGTGGGCAGCTGGCTGGAGAGCAGCGAGCAGTTGATTTCCAGCCTGTACGGCATCCAGGCCGATGGGGCGGCGCTGGAGATTCGCTACACCGGCTTTACCGACAACGCCGGTGGCGTCGCCGCCTACGTGCAGGCCACGGGCTTTGATGGGCAAGGCCGTGGCAACAATCTTGTTTTGCAGGTGGATATGGCAGATTTTGTGCCGCCCAACCTGCCCAACGGCGGCTCTGCCCCGTACTACAACGACCGCATCATTGCCCACGAAATGGTGCACGCCGTGATGGCGCGCGCCACCAACTGGCAGGACTTGACGGGCAACCACCTGTGGTTTGTGGAGGGCACGGCCGAATTCATCCAGGGGGCGGAGGAGCGTGTCAAAGCCGACGTGGCCAGCTCCAGTGCCGCCACAGTGGCTGCGGCCATCAATGGGCCGTCCAACACCAGCGCTTTTTACTCGGCCAGCTACTCGGCGGCGCGCTACCTGCACAGCCGAATCAAGGCGGCAGGGGGCGAGGGCATCAAGGACGTGCTCACCTACCTGAACAGCAACCCCGGCTCAACGCTCGACCAGGCACTGGCCAACGCGTCCAGCGGGCAGTTTGCCAGCGCGGCCGATTTCAAAACCCAGTTTGCGGCGGCGGGTGCTGCGTTCATCGGCGCGTTTGACTTGAACAACGCAGACACCGGTGCCATCGGGGGGCTGGATGTGGACGGAGGGGATGTGAAGACCGCCACCAGCACGGTGCCCAACAGCGGCAGCAAATCGGGCACCAATGTGCTGGATGGGTTCACGGAGTCGTTTGAGGCGATTGCCACCTCGGGCGGCTCCACAACGACCAAAGTGTTCCAGGTAGGGGCCAATGCCAACCAGACGCTGGAGACGCGGGTGGGTGCAGTCAACCTCAGTGCGCTGGGCTTGCGCAGCACGCTGGATGTGACGATCTCGCCAGCCCAGGCCATCGTGGCGGTGGACCGGGCGCTGGACTACGTCAACAGCCAGCGCGCAGTGATTGGTGCCCAGTCTTCGCGGCTGGAGACCACGATGTCTACGCTGCAAAACACCAGCCAGAACCTGTCGGCCAGCCGCGCGCGCATTGTGGATGCCGACTTTGCGGTCGAGGCTGCAGCCCTGGCGCGCCAGCAGATCCTGCAGCAGGCGGGCACTGCCATGGTGGCGCAGGCCAACCAGGTGCCCCAGGGCGTGCTGGCGTTGCTGCGCTGA
- a CDS encoding thermonuclease family protein: MPVTTLLCLVIAISDGDTLTARCGQAGAYRPIKVRIAAIDAPESKQAYGLRSKQNLARLCFKQQATLRPLQKDDYGRTVANVRCNGQDVATAQVSAGLAWVYTPYAKQHPQLEPLQKRAQARNVGLWSQKRPQAPWTYRHRQHPR; the protein is encoded by the coding sequence GTGCCCGTAACGACCCTGCTCTGCCTTGTCATCGCCATCAGCGATGGCGACACCCTCACCGCCCGCTGCGGCCAAGCCGGGGCCTACCGCCCGATCAAAGTACGCATTGCCGCCATCGATGCGCCAGAGAGCAAGCAGGCCTATGGCTTGCGCTCCAAGCAAAACCTGGCACGCCTGTGCTTCAAGCAGCAAGCCACGCTGCGGCCCCTGCAAAAGGACGACTATGGCCGCACAGTGGCCAATGTGCGTTGCAACGGACAAGACGTTGCAACGGCCCAGGTGAGCGCTGGCCTGGCCTGGGTGTACACGCCTTATGCCAAGCAACACCCACAGCTGGAGCCGCTGCAGAAACGGGCCCAGGCCCGGAACGTGGGGCTGTGGTCGCAAAAGCGGCCCCAAGCGCCGTGGACGTACCGGCATCGGCAGCACCCGCGCTAA
- a CDS encoding DUF3857 and transglutaminase domain-containing protein: MFNYLQWGRRCSAGALWALAVWGVGAGAQTTPPKAAAAAAGAAAGVPVVSQLWHVDYDVAADGKSSVAYATQHQVAHASALERMKSFSFSYSAGIQTAQILEAYTLKADGRRIPVPPTNYQTVVSDGRDGAKPLFSDRTRISVVFPDLAVGDSVGMRYRIDDKEPIFPGAFSVVQGFSPYGVHEDSRVTIRAPKGLNLRFEAHGLQEQPPVQDGDATVRQWRYQNTTPKAWDEADAGIWRLDESPVLLASTFADYESIARAYGERALPKARPTPRIESLAQSIVGAQTDPRERARLLYEWVSTQITYGGNCIGVGAVVPRDVDVVLDNKMGDCKDHATLLQALLTAVGVRSEQVLVNAGELYDLPTTPVVSTVNHVINYLPDFKMYLDATAKQVPFGYLPGSAYAKPVIHVGADKALASIPPGSADLTEQRAHTSIQIAADGSAKGSLQASFKGLAAAQMRSYMADLQGDGERDFVRNMLASGGFKGQGVLDRGDLAPAKELSDSYSFSITFEIAKYLQAGKRGAFVLAPVLNLPMGIARLAEAEEKHLPRRRTGCYGYHSYETYDVELGAGVAFNRVPPNLQTRNQALNYSATYQRTANGYKVSREVHDTTPQGLCTPEYAAQWNNEVKPIAQNLQSQIFYQRGEPAKEQAKGAQKGQVKGQARGAAKGPAKAPGKVQPKKR; encoded by the coding sequence ATGTTCAATTACCTCCAATGGGGTCGCCGTTGCTCGGCCGGGGCTTTGTGGGCCCTGGCGGTTTGGGGTGTGGGGGCAGGCGCCCAGACCACGCCGCCCAAGGCCGCAGCCGCTGCAGCGGGGGCCGCCGCTGGCGTGCCCGTGGTCTCGCAACTGTGGCATGTAGACTATGACGTGGCGGCCGATGGCAAGTCTTCGGTGGCCTACGCCACGCAGCACCAGGTGGCCCACGCCAGCGCGTTGGAGCGCATGAAATCGTTCTCCTTCTCCTACAGCGCAGGCATCCAGACCGCGCAAATCCTGGAGGCCTACACCCTCAAGGCCGACGGCCGCCGCATACCGGTGCCACCCACCAATTACCAGACTGTGGTGAGCGATGGCCGCGATGGCGCCAAGCCCCTGTTCTCTGACCGCACCCGCATCTCCGTGGTGTTCCCGGACCTGGCCGTGGGCGATTCGGTGGGCATGCGCTACCGCATTGATGACAAAGAGCCCATCTTTCCGGGCGCCTTCTCGGTGGTGCAGGGCTTCTCGCCGTATGGTGTGCACGAAGACAGCCGCGTCACCATCCGCGCGCCCAAGGGCCTGAACCTGCGCTTTGAAGCCCACGGCCTGCAAGAGCAGCCCCCGGTGCAAGACGGCGACGCCACCGTGCGCCAGTGGCGCTACCAGAACACCACCCCCAAGGCCTGGGACGAGGCCGATGCCGGCATCTGGCGGCTGGACGAATCGCCCGTGCTGCTGGCGAGCACGTTTGCCGACTACGAAAGCATTGCCCGCGCCTATGGCGAGCGCGCCTTGCCCAAGGCCCGGCCCACACCGCGCATCGAGTCGCTGGCCCAGTCCATCGTGGGCGCGCAGACCGACCCGCGCGAACGCGCACGGCTACTGTACGAATGGGTGTCCACGCAAATCACCTACGGCGGCAATTGCATTGGCGTGGGGGCCGTGGTGCCGCGCGATGTGGACGTTGTGCTCGACAACAAAATGGGCGATTGCAAAGACCACGCCACGCTGCTGCAGGCGCTGCTGACCGCGGTGGGCGTGCGCAGCGAGCAGGTGCTGGTCAATGCGGGCGAGCTGTATGACCTGCCCACCACGCCGGTGGTTTCCACCGTCAACCACGTCATCAACTACCTGCCCGATTTCAAGATGTACCTGGACGCCACCGCCAAGCAGGTGCCCTTTGGCTACCTGCCCGGCAGCGCCTACGCCAAGCCGGTGATCCATGTGGGCGCGGACAAGGCGCTGGCCAGCATCCCGCCCGGCAGTGCCGACCTGACGGAGCAGCGTGCGCATACCAGCATCCAGATCGCGGCTGATGGCAGCGCCAAGGGCAGCCTGCAGGCCTCCTTCAAGGGGCTGGCTGCCGCCCAGATGCGCAGCTACATGGCCGATTTGCAGGGCGACGGCGAGCGCGACTTTGTGCGCAACATGCTGGCCAGCGGGGGCTTCAAGGGCCAGGGCGTGCTGGACCGGGGCGACCTGGCACCTGCCAAGGAGCTGTCGGACAGCTACAGCTTTTCGATCACCTTCGAGATCGCCAAGTACCTGCAGGCAGGCAAGCGCGGCGCCTTTGTGCTGGCCCCGGTGCTGAACCTGCCCATGGGCATTGCGCGCCTGGCCGAGGCCGAAGAAAAGCACCTGCCGCGCAGGCGCACGGGCTGCTACGGATACCACAGCTACGAAACCTATGACGTGGAATTGGGCGCGGGCGTGGCCTTCAACCGCGTGCCGCCCAATCTGCAAACCCGCAACCAGGCACTGAACTACAGCGCCACCTACCAGCGCACCGCCAATGGCTACAAGGTCAGCCGTGAGGTGCACGACACCACGCCGCAGGGCCTGTGCACGCCAGAGTACGCCGCGCAGTGGAACAACGAGGTCAAGCCCATCGCGCAAAACCTGCAAAGCCAGATTTTTTACCAGCGTGGCGAGCCGGCCAAAGAGCAGGCCAAGGGCGCCCAAAAGGGCCAGGTCAAAGGCCAGGCCAGGGGCGCTGCCAAGGGGCCAGCCAAAGCCCCGGGCAAGGTGCAACCCAAAAAGCGATGA
- a CDS encoding DUF2242 domain-containing protein: MTPWAALGAAALLAGCAATGPAPKFYGPQEKFGSVATYSRLFDATPAQTCEASRRALLSQGYLINTTTAEMVEGKKSFQPSAETHLQMVIRVVCVPDSPSGKVSLGFVTALQDSYTLRKTNNSASLGVGALGSVSLPIAASSDSLVKVGSETIAADSFYDSFFDLIKRYLVADDVPAEVSAGS, from the coding sequence CTGACGCCCTGGGCCGCCCTTGGTGCGGCAGCCCTGTTGGCAGGCTGCGCTGCCACCGGCCCTGCGCCCAAGTTCTATGGCCCGCAGGAGAAGTTCGGCTCGGTCGCCACCTATTCACGCCTGTTTGATGCCACGCCTGCGCAGACTTGCGAAGCCTCGCGCCGCGCCTTGCTCAGCCAGGGCTACCTCATCAACACCACCACGGCCGAGATGGTGGAGGGCAAAAAGAGCTTCCAGCCCAGTGCAGAGACCCACTTGCAAATGGTCATCCGGGTGGTGTGCGTGCCCGACTCTCCCAGCGGAAAGGTCAGCCTGGGCTTTGTGACGGCCCTGCAAGACAGCTACACCCTGCGCAAAACCAATAACTCGGCCAGCCTGGGGGTGGGGGCGCTGGGGTCGGTGTCCTTGCCCATTGCGGCCAGCAGCGACTCGCTGGTCAAGGTGGGCAGCGAGACCATTGCGGCCGACAGCTTCTACGACAGCTTTTTTGACCTGATCAAGCGCTACCTAGTGGCCGATGATGTGCCCGCTGAGGTTTCGGCAGGCAGTTAA